A genomic stretch from Glaciecola nitratireducens FR1064 includes:
- a CDS encoding DUF885 family protein, which yields MTIKYIAILLLFISFSARSTSDFRQLETLFTQWRAFEVAPLHELAPDYRKQTFENRHKQWTKFKTQLLAFNKSEWTVEQQVDWFVMLAELNGYEFNEKILRPWQRDPAFYKQVWTYKSDVPAHEGPTPHYLTELWSYSFPISASEQVRLNNDLSRIKPLQMQARENLTGNAKELWVAGIRDIQTQHKDLLDITPQIQATKNAALIETHQQAMRSTQQFVLWLQKQSAKKTGPSGLGIEQYSWYQKNVHLLPLSWEDEERLLRRELNRAWSSLKLEEHRNSALPELVSVKNAEEYDRLANRSAAFFLQFLDEKNIVTVKDYFKPALYERLGNFVPEATRNFFYIGTHFDPTPLYSHFYHWFELAIMENDPNPRSIRRNALLYNIFDSRNEGTATAVEEIFMHAGLYDDNPRAREIVWIMLAQRAARGLGSLYAHANQMTMEQAGEIHMNYTPRGWMKTEPDLLIFEQHLYLRQPGYGTSYVTGKALLDKAIAQKAKIDEEQGRNFELRAFFDELNSIGGIPISLGTWEMTGIKPPFLNEVEALAKAH from the coding sequence ATGACCATAAAGTACATCGCAATACTGCTGCTATTTATTTCTTTTAGTGCAAGATCAACTTCAGATTTTCGTCAGTTAGAAACTCTCTTTACGCAGTGGCGTGCCTTCGAGGTCGCTCCTCTGCATGAACTTGCGCCTGACTATCGCAAGCAAACTTTCGAAAACCGTCACAAGCAATGGACAAAGTTTAAAACTCAGTTGTTAGCGTTTAACAAATCTGAATGGACTGTTGAGCAACAAGTAGATTGGTTTGTAATGTTAGCCGAGCTCAATGGTTATGAATTCAACGAAAAGATATTAAGGCCTTGGCAAAGAGACCCAGCATTTTACAAGCAAGTATGGACATACAAAAGTGATGTCCCAGCTCATGAAGGTCCAACACCTCATTATCTCACTGAGTTGTGGAGCTACTCATTTCCTATCAGTGCAAGCGAGCAGGTTCGGCTAAACAATGATTTATCGCGAATAAAGCCTTTGCAAATGCAAGCTAGAGAAAACTTAACGGGAAATGCAAAAGAACTTTGGGTAGCCGGCATACGTGACATCCAGACGCAGCACAAAGATTTGTTAGACATCACACCGCAAATTCAAGCAACTAAAAATGCAGCACTTATTGAGACACACCAACAGGCTATGCGTTCGACGCAGCAGTTTGTTTTGTGGTTACAAAAACAAAGCGCTAAAAAAACGGGCCCTTCAGGGCTGGGCATCGAGCAATATAGTTGGTATCAAAAAAACGTTCATTTGCTCCCCCTAAGCTGGGAAGATGAAGAAAGGTTACTGCGTCGAGAACTTAACAGGGCTTGGTCTTCATTAAAATTAGAGGAACATAGAAATAGCGCATTACCGGAGTTAGTGTCGGTAAAGAACGCAGAAGAATATGATCGCCTTGCCAATCGCTCCGCAGCGTTTTTCCTTCAGTTTTTGGATGAAAAAAATATTGTAACTGTTAAAGATTACTTTAAACCCGCGCTTTACGAAAGATTGGGGAATTTTGTACCTGAGGCTACTCGCAACTTCTTTTATATCGGTACTCATTTCGATCCAACCCCATTATATTCACATTTTTATCACTGGTTCGAACTCGCTATAATGGAAAATGACCCGAATCCAAGAAGCATTCGAAGAAACGCACTTCTGTACAATATTTTCGATAGCCGCAACGAAGGCACCGCTACCGCCGTAGAAGAAATTTTTATGCACGCAGGTTTATACGATGATAATCCTCGCGCTAGAGAGATAGTTTGGATTATGCTAGCCCAGAGAGCAGCTCGTGGTCTTGGCTCACTGTACGCTCACGCCAATCAAATGACGATGGAGCAAGCAGGCGAAATCCATATGAATTATACCCCCAGAGGTTGGATGAAAACAGAACCTGATTTACTTATCTTTGAACAACATCTTTATCTTCGTCAACCTGGTTACGGAACCAGTTATGTTACAGGTAAAGCTTTATTAGATAAGGCGATAGCACAAAAAGCAAAAATAGACGAAGAACAGGGACGAAATTTTGAATTGCGAGCGTTCTTCGACGAACTAAATAGCATAGGAGGCATACCTATTTCGTTAGGTACGTGGGAAATGACAGGCATTAAACCTCCTTTCCTAAACGAAGTGGAGGCGCTTGCAAAAGCGCATTAG
- a CDS encoding acyl-CoA thioesterase: MNKQTKRILNVSDEALSKLAWQRDLPFVDIWHIEQKHIDHYEHVNNVAYVSQLEHLAWQHSKYLGLSMQEYKKLDRGMVIQQHILNYQRAAHLHDKIACATWIVACDQKFRLSREFQFISLRTQKTVFTAQTHFVCVSLSTGSPKRMPAEFVEVYGSAASKNIEIHDSITAIK; the protein is encoded by the coding sequence TTGAACAAACAAACAAAACGAATACTGAATGTTAGTGACGAAGCCCTATCTAAACTAGCGTGGCAACGGGATTTACCGTTCGTAGATATATGGCATATTGAACAAAAACACATCGATCACTATGAACATGTCAATAACGTCGCATACGTCTCACAGCTCGAACATCTAGCTTGGCAGCATTCCAAGTATTTGGGACTAAGCATGCAAGAATATAAGAAGCTAGACCGTGGCATGGTAATTCAGCAACATATCTTAAATTATCAACGGGCCGCGCATCTGCACGATAAAATTGCATGTGCAACTTGGATAGTCGCTTGCGACCAAAAGTTTCGATTGAGCCGAGAATTTCAGTTTATTTCGCTGCGGACTCAAAAGACAGTCTTCACGGCACAAACTCACTTTGTTTGCGTATCATTGTCCACTGGCTCACCGAAAAGAATGCCAGCTGAATTTGTGGAAGTTTATGGCAGTGCGGCATCAAAAAATATTGAGATACACGATTCAATCACAGCAATAAAATGA
- a CDS encoding elongation factor P hydroxylase, producing the protein MNHLPFSNKHGVNKKAEDLITLFNACFANTENTQLVGNADEPIYQPSSGDGQCSLVIFTQDYFSSALHEIAHWCIAGKERRTLVDYGYWYLPDGRDAEQQARFEAAEVKPQALEYAFSLAAGVKFRVSIDNLQGDETCSKQFENAVENQLKHFIQLGFNARAQQFLDALHQFYGTARLQAFNPLKNHTVTLESKVEKTI; encoded by the coding sequence TTGAATCATTTGCCTTTTTCAAATAAGCATGGCGTTAATAAGAAAGCTGAAGACTTGATTACGCTTTTTAATGCATGTTTTGCGAACACTGAAAATACCCAATTGGTAGGTAATGCTGACGAGCCCATTTACCAACCCTCCAGTGGAGACGGTCAGTGTAGTCTGGTGATATTTACGCAAGACTATTTTTCGAGCGCGCTGCATGAAATAGCACATTGGTGCATTGCTGGAAAAGAGCGCAGAACGCTTGTTGACTATGGTTATTGGTATCTCCCGGATGGTCGAGACGCTGAACAGCAGGCTAGATTCGAAGCTGCCGAAGTGAAACCACAAGCTCTAGAATATGCGTTTTCCCTCGCTGCAGGTGTTAAGTTCCGAGTCAGCATTGATAATCTGCAAGGTGACGAAACTTGCAGTAAACAATTCGAGAATGCCGTTGAAAACCAACTGAAGCACTTTATTCAGTTGGGCTTCAACGCAAGGGCGCAACAGTTTTTAGATGCGCTTCATCAATTTTACGGTACAGCTCGTTTGCAGGCATTCAATCCCCTTAAGAACCATACAGTGACTCTGGAGAGCAAGGTTGAAAAGACGATTTAA
- the nhaB gene encoding sodium/proton antiporter NhaB, with protein MKTTIIEAVYKNFLGPAPDWYKKTIIAFLIVNPAIFMLDPYIAGWTLIVQFIFTLAMALKCYPLQPGGLLLIQALFIGMTTPEHMMHEITANIEVVLLLVFMVAGIYFMKDLLMFLFTKLVIKVQNKTTLSLAFITASAFLSAFLDALTVVAVIISVGLGFYTIYHRIASGKDFHHDHDHTADDDVDQPSKNDLDDFRAFLRNLMMHSAVGTALGGVMTMVGEPQNLIIADKASWDFGEFFIRMAPITIPVFFMGLLTTYLLEKTRTFSYGAQMPNVVRGILVDYDQHMDQERTTRDKARLAVQALIGVWLIVGLAGHFASVGLIGLSVIILATSMSGVIEEHALGKAFEEALPFTALLCVFFGIVAVIIDQGLFQPVIEWVLSYEGKTQLVLFYLANGVLSMVSDNVFVGSVYITEVAAALKEGAITRDQFDMLAVAINTGTNLPSVATPNGQAAFLFMLTSAIAPLLRLSYGRMVYMALPYTVVLTIVGLAAVYFGLLESTEWLYQQHLIEHHSAVELLDKGNSATH; from the coding sequence ATGAAAACCACCATTATCGAAGCTGTTTATAAAAACTTTCTAGGTCCAGCGCCGGATTGGTATAAAAAAACAATCATCGCTTTTTTGATCGTCAACCCAGCAATTTTCATGCTAGACCCCTACATTGCGGGTTGGACTCTCATCGTACAGTTTATTTTCACACTTGCCATGGCACTCAAGTGCTATCCGCTGCAGCCCGGTGGTTTGTTATTGATACAAGCCTTATTCATAGGCATGACAACCCCTGAGCACATGATGCACGAGATAACGGCGAATATAGAGGTCGTTTTGTTACTCGTGTTTATGGTTGCGGGTATTTATTTTATGAAAGACCTGCTGATGTTTTTGTTCACTAAACTCGTCATCAAAGTCCAAAATAAAACGACCCTTTCTCTGGCTTTTATTACAGCTTCAGCCTTTTTATCAGCGTTCCTTGATGCCCTAACTGTGGTTGCGGTTATCATTAGTGTTGGCTTAGGGTTTTATACTATTTACCATCGTATTGCCTCTGGCAAAGACTTTCATCACGACCATGACCATACAGCCGACGATGACGTCGATCAGCCTAGCAAAAATGATTTGGATGACTTTCGTGCATTCCTGCGCAACCTAATGATGCACTCTGCAGTAGGAACGGCACTCGGTGGTGTAATGACCATGGTCGGCGAACCGCAGAACTTAATCATCGCGGACAAAGCCTCATGGGACTTCGGTGAATTCTTTATTCGCATGGCACCCATCACTATTCCTGTATTTTTTATGGGACTGCTGACTACCTATCTTTTGGAGAAGACAAGAACCTTCAGCTACGGCGCTCAAATGCCGAACGTTGTGCGCGGTATTTTGGTTGATTACGACCAGCACATGGATCAAGAAAGAACCACTCGAGACAAAGCAAGACTTGCTGTTCAAGCGCTGATCGGCGTTTGGCTTATCGTTGGTCTTGCAGGGCATTTTGCGTCCGTAGGCTTGATCGGTTTGTCGGTAATAATACTAGCGACATCGATGAGCGGAGTCATTGAAGAACACGCTTTGGGTAAAGCATTCGAAGAAGCATTACCTTTTACCGCCCTACTTTGTGTCTTCTTTGGCATTGTTGCCGTGATCATTGACCAAGGTTTGTTCCAACCCGTTATAGAGTGGGTGTTGAGCTATGAGGGAAAAACTCAACTCGTCTTATTTTATCTAGCTAACGGCGTGCTTTCCATGGTAAGCGATAATGTGTTTGTTGGTTCCGTTTATATTACCGAAGTAGCAGCCGCACTGAAAGAAGGCGCAATTACTCGCGACCAGTTTGACATGTTAGCGGTTGCCATAAATACAGGCACAAATTTACCAAGTGTTGCTACGCCAAACGGCCAAGCTGCGTTTTTATTCATGTTAACCTCTGCCATTGCGCCTCTTTTGCGTTTATCATATGGTCGGATGGTTTACATGGCTTTACCGTACACAGTAGTATTAACGATTGTGGGCTTAGCTGCTGTTTATTTTGGACTTTTAGAAAGCACTGAATGGTTGTATCAACAACACTTAATTGAACACCACAGTGCGGTTGAACTCTTAGATAAAGGCAACAGTGCAACTCACTGA
- a CDS encoding retroviral-like aspartic protease family protein encodes MQKLLVSILLLSLGLNAYLLFDLKTNKPELKPASMNRVTLNDQNSFSQSNEVRTNNTFSSDRSDKANNSAEDTALQQQVTEAYQAPQAMSADEIFELLQILQAKKKYDDLELLLREYLKLYPSDYKAWLIEADLIFHTEPLNTAIVFYYNLLEKNLPAEEENKINSIIEVNTSKVIQQLSADRAWDLLATFIEPLLQIAPLNRDYIMGLARAYGEQQQVVLMENALAALPYDDTRAQQLRKSIYSPSAAETDDDIRSDITDTATLSKRTVTVLGSGQQFFVRTSIGRNSQLLLLDTGASTTAISRKVFANVPESDTEFIGRFSVQTAGGGIEAPLFKLNTLTLGDININNVSVIVLPDETFTGSFEGLLGMNVLRNFDFRFDPEKQKMTLFER; translated from the coding sequence ATGCAAAAACTTCTTGTGAGCATATTACTGCTGTCTTTAGGCTTAAATGCTTATTTGTTATTTGACTTAAAAACCAATAAGCCAGAGCTTAAGCCTGCATCAATGAATAGGGTTACGCTAAATGACCAAAATAGCTTCAGTCAATCGAACGAAGTTAGAACCAATAATACATTCAGTAGTGACAGAAGTGATAAAGCAAACAACAGCGCCGAAGATACCGCGCTTCAGCAGCAGGTAACAGAGGCTTACCAAGCTCCCCAAGCAATGTCAGCCGATGAAATATTCGAGTTGCTCCAAATACTGCAGGCTAAAAAGAAATATGACGATTTAGAACTACTTTTACGTGAATACTTGAAGCTATATCCCAGTGATTACAAAGCATGGCTCATAGAAGCTGATCTTATTTTTCATACAGAACCACTAAACACTGCGATTGTCTTCTATTATAATTTACTGGAAAAAAACCTACCCGCTGAAGAAGAAAATAAAATTAATAGTATTATTGAAGTCAATACCTCAAAGGTAATTCAACAACTGAGTGCTGATAGAGCGTGGGACTTGCTGGCAACTTTCATTGAACCCTTGTTACAAATTGCCCCGCTGAACCGCGACTATATTATGGGCTTAGCAAGAGCTTACGGGGAACAACAACAAGTCGTCTTAATGGAGAATGCGCTTGCAGCACTTCCCTATGATGATACAAGAGCGCAGCAATTACGTAAGTCTATTTATTCACCAAGCGCAGCCGAGACGGATGATGATATTAGAAGTGATATAACTGATACGGCTACTTTATCGAAGCGAACGGTCACCGTTTTGGGCAGTGGTCAACAATTCTTTGTAAGAACCAGCATAGGCAGAAATAGCCAACTGCTGCTGCTTGATACTGGCGCTTCTACCACGGCAATTAGTCGAAAAGTGTTTGCTAACGTACCAGAAAGCGATACAGAATTTATAGGCCGATTTAGTGTACAAACCGCAGGGGGCGGCATTGAAGCCCCTTTATTTAAATTGAATACGCTAACGCTTGGCGACATTAATATTAATAATGTCAGCGTTATCGTGTTACCTGACGAAACGTTCACAGGCTCATTCGAAGGCTTACTGGGTATGAATGTGTTAAGAAACTTCGACTTCAGATTTGACCCTGAAAAACAAAAAATGACGCTATTTGAACGCTAA
- a CDS encoding ATP-NAD kinase family protein translates to MKRRFKLGLLINPYSGIGGALALKGSDGADIRQQALASGAEKLSGKKMTVALQALLPLKDQLSIFTASGEMGEDVVSELGFKYDVAYQHPASQTESADTQAAALALMAQKVDLILFAGGDGTARNICEVVENRCPVVGVPAGCKIHSGVYAITPKAAGKVVAQVVKGELVSLMAGEVKDIDETEFRAGRVLAKHYGEMLVPEELSYIQAVKMGGKESDELVLSDIAAHVIELMSDEPDTLFVMGSGSTVDSIMQEMELKNTLLGVDLVSDQKLVASDLTAATLLQHCANKPTKIVLTLIGGQGHVLGRGNQQLSPELVNLVGKQNILVVATKSKLQSLHGRPLVSDSGDAALDDMLVGPIPVITGFHDLVLYSIGSV, encoded by the coding sequence TTGAAAAGACGATTTAAGCTAGGTCTACTAATTAATCCTTATTCTGGCATCGGTGGTGCACTCGCGTTAAAAGGCAGTGATGGCGCGGATATACGCCAGCAGGCTTTAGCCAGTGGCGCTGAAAAGTTGTCAGGGAAAAAAATGACGGTCGCGCTGCAAGCGTTGCTGCCTCTAAAAGATCAACTTAGTATTTTTACGGCATCGGGCGAAATGGGCGAGGATGTTGTCTCGGAGCTGGGTTTTAAATACGATGTCGCCTATCAACACCCTGCATCGCAAACTGAATCAGCAGACACCCAAGCCGCGGCGCTGGCGTTAATGGCACAAAAAGTGGATTTGATTTTATTTGCCGGCGGCGATGGAACTGCTAGAAACATTTGCGAGGTTGTGGAAAACCGATGCCCAGTAGTTGGCGTCCCGGCAGGCTGCAAAATCCATAGCGGTGTTTATGCAATAACGCCCAAAGCTGCGGGTAAAGTAGTCGCACAAGTGGTTAAAGGCGAGCTGGTGAGTCTAATGGCGGGTGAGGTAAAGGATATTGATGAAACTGAATTCAGGGCAGGTCGAGTACTCGCTAAACACTATGGTGAAATGCTAGTGCCCGAAGAGTTAAGTTATATTCAAGCGGTAAAAATGGGGGGGAAAGAATCTGACGAACTGGTTTTATCAGACATCGCAGCGCACGTTATTGAATTAATGAGCGACGAACCAGACACACTATTTGTTATGGGTTCTGGCTCGACAGTAGATAGCATAATGCAAGAAATGGAGCTTAAAAACACGCTGCTTGGCGTTGATTTAGTCAGTGATCAGAAGTTAGTAGCAAGCGACCTTACTGCGGCCACTTTACTGCAACATTGTGCAAATAAGCCCACCAAAATAGTCCTCACTTTAATTGGTGGACAAGGACATGTTTTAGGTAGGGGAAATCAACAATTATCCCCTGAATTAGTGAATTTAGTGGGTAAGCAAAATATCTTAGTAGTTGCTACTAAGTCGAAATTACAAAGTTTACACGGCCGACCTTTGGTATCAGATTCAGGCGACGCAGCATTAGATGACATGTTAGTTGGGCCTATCCCTGTTATCACGGGGTTTCACGACTTAGTTTTATATTCAATCGGCTCAGTTTAG
- the fadR gene encoding fatty acid metabolism transcriptional regulator FadR — MIYKSQSPAGFAEEYIVESIWSGRFSPGTILPAERELSELIGVTRTTLREVLQRLARDGWLTIQHGKPTKVNNFWETCGLNILETLARLDEDGRPQLVDNLLSARTNLSAVFMRAAFKQNAEKCKEIIARYSEVEQDGKSFAQFDYQMHHDLAFASNNPVYVLMMNGFRSIYARIGGYFFSHQPARDVATQYYQQLLEVLAQDEADRVISVVRKYGIESGKIWQQVRKDLPNNIVD, encoded by the coding sequence ATGATCTATAAATCTCAAAGTCCAGCCGGTTTTGCTGAAGAGTATATTGTCGAGTCTATATGGAGCGGTCGCTTCTCTCCAGGAACTATTTTACCTGCGGAGCGAGAGCTTTCTGAACTGATTGGCGTCACTCGAACAACATTGCGTGAAGTATTGCAGCGTTTAGCGAGAGATGGATGGTTGACGATTCAGCACGGCAAGCCGACGAAAGTAAACAACTTTTGGGAAACTTGTGGACTGAATATTTTAGAAACACTCGCACGATTGGATGAAGATGGTCGTCCGCAGTTGGTTGATAACCTGCTGTCAGCGCGAACGAATTTAAGTGCTGTCTTCATGCGAGCTGCTTTTAAGCAAAATGCAGAAAAGTGCAAGGAAATTATTGCCCGCTACTCAGAGGTTGAGCAGGACGGAAAGTCGTTTGCTCAATTCGACTACCAGATGCACCACGACCTAGCGTTTGCCTCTAACAATCCCGTTTACGTGCTGATGATGAATGGCTTCAGAAGTATTTATGCTCGTATTGGTGGCTACTTTTTCTCTCACCAACCAGCACGAGATGTCGCGACTCAATACTACCAACAGTTGCTTGAGGTATTAGCCCAAGACGAGGCTGATCGGGTTATTTCCGTCGTTAGAAAATACGGTATTGAAAGCGGTAAAATTTGGCAACAGGTTAGAAAGGATCTGCCAAACAACATTGTTGATTAG
- a CDS encoding cold-shock protein codes for MSKGTVKWFNADKGFGFITPEDGSKDLFVHHSEIQSGGDYATLNDGQAVEFEVGQGQKGPCANKVVAI; via the coding sequence ATGAGTAAAGGTACAGTTAAGTGGTTCAATGCAGATAAAGGTTTCGGTTTTATTACTCCAGAAGACGGCAGTAAAGACTTATTCGTTCATCATTCAGAAATTCAATCTGGCGGCGATTACGCTACATTGAACGACGGTCAAGCAGTTGAGTTTGAAGTTGGACAAGGTCAAAAAGGCCCATGTGCAAATAAAGTTGTTGCTATCTAA
- the dsbB gene encoding disulfide bond formation protein DsbB: protein MLYDLQQWSHSRSAWQILFLSAAVLVGAALYFQHVQGLQPCIMCIYQRTAVISILLAAFVPLMHNSFFMRLIAFAIWGTAAVKGFLLSTEHKDILFGENSFLVPCGIEPNFPGFMPLHEWFPNLFGAPGDCYENSWQLFGLGMAEWMQIIFAIYIAVFVFMFVLQFISFSNNKTIRQKKL from the coding sequence ATGTTGTATGATCTTCAACAATGGTCACACTCTCGTTCTGCTTGGCAGATACTGTTTTTATCCGCTGCTGTGCTTGTCGGCGCAGCTCTCTATTTTCAGCATGTTCAAGGTCTACAACCCTGCATCATGTGTATTTATCAACGTACTGCAGTGATCTCCATATTACTTGCAGCATTCGTTCCATTGATGCATAACTCATTTTTTATGCGTTTGATTGCTTTTGCAATTTGGGGCACCGCTGCGGTTAAGGGCTTCTTACTTTCGACTGAACACAAAGACATTTTATTTGGCGAAAACTCATTTTTAGTGCCTTGTGGGATCGAGCCCAATTTCCCAGGCTTTATGCCGCTGCACGAGTGGTTTCCTAATTTATTTGGGGCTCCTGGGGATTGTTATGAGAATTCTTGGCAGCTTTTTGGACTAGGCATGGCTGAATGGATGCAGATAATATTCGCTATTTATATTGCAGTATTTGTTTTTATGTTCGTGCTTCAGTTTATCTCATTTTCTAATAATAAGACGATTAGACAAAAGAAGCTCTAA
- a CDS encoding NADPH-dependent 2,4-dienoyl-CoA reductase has product MTTAVDTPYPHLFRPLDLGFTTLKNRVIMGSMHTGLEEAPNGHKRMAAFFAERAKGGVGLIVTGGIGPNDEGATHAVTKRLDSDEAVEHHKEVTAAVHAHGAKICMQILHTGRYAYNKNLVAPSAVQAPINPFTPKELDEEGIQKQIDDFVYTAQQAKRAGYDGVEIMGSEGYFLNQFIAARTNFRSDGWGGEYQNRIKLPIEVVRRVREAVGEHFIIIYRLSMLDLVEGGSTYDEVVELGLEIEKAGATIINTGIGWHEARIPTIATKVPRAAFTWVTAKFKKALNIPVITSNRINTPEIAEAVLARGDADMVSMARPFLADPEFVIKAEQNKASQINTCIGCNQACLDHAFEGKMTSCLVNPRACHETEYAIEPATVIKNIAVVGAGPAGLAAATTAAQRGHKVTLFDADSEIGGQFNIAKQIPGKEEFYETLRYFGVMLALHGVDVRLNTRVDASELNKMGFDEVILATGIVPRTPDIEGINHPMVLSYIDVIKHKKHVGKSVAVMGAGGIGFDTSEFLSHGKQSTSTDIPAFMKEWGIDMTMTARGGVEGMKPQPEASPREIFLLQRKTTKVGAGLGKTTGWAHRAGLMMKGVKMIAGVEYLKVDDAGLHIRVNDQVQILPVDNVIVCAGQEPLKALAEGLSAPHHFIGGADFAAELDAKRAIDQGTRLAASL; this is encoded by the coding sequence ATGACAACAGCAGTTGATACTCCATATCCTCATTTATTTCGTCCTCTCGATTTAGGTTTTACCACTCTTAAAAATCGCGTGATAATGGGTTCTATGCATACCGGTTTAGAAGAAGCGCCGAATGGCCATAAACGCATGGCGGCATTTTTCGCAGAACGTGCGAAAGGCGGCGTGGGTCTTATTGTTACCGGTGGAATAGGACCAAATGACGAAGGTGCAACACATGCGGTCACAAAACGCTTAGATTCTGACGAGGCAGTAGAACATCATAAAGAAGTAACGGCAGCAGTGCATGCTCACGGCGCCAAAATTTGTATGCAAATTTTACATACGGGGCGCTACGCATATAACAAAAACTTAGTGGCTCCTTCAGCCGTGCAGGCGCCAATTAATCCGTTCACGCCCAAAGAATTGGATGAAGAAGGTATACAAAAGCAAATTGATGACTTCGTGTATACTGCTCAACAAGCTAAACGCGCTGGTTACGATGGCGTTGAAATAATGGGTTCTGAAGGTTATTTCTTGAATCAATTTATTGCTGCGCGTACTAATTTTCGTTCTGACGGATGGGGCGGCGAGTATCAAAATAGAATTAAATTGCCAATTGAAGTTGTGCGCAGAGTGCGTGAGGCAGTTGGTGAACATTTTATTATTATTTATCGCTTATCAATGCTTGATTTAGTGGAAGGTGGTTCGACTTACGACGAAGTTGTAGAACTTGGACTGGAAATAGAAAAAGCGGGTGCAACTATTATCAATACCGGTATTGGTTGGCACGAAGCAAGAATACCTACTATTGCAACCAAGGTACCCAGAGCCGCATTTACTTGGGTCACAGCAAAGTTTAAAAAGGCACTAAATATTCCGGTTATAACTTCTAACCGAATCAACACGCCTGAAATTGCCGAAGCGGTACTAGCGCGCGGTGATGCAGATATGGTGTCAATGGCTCGCCCATTTTTGGCAGACCCAGAGTTTGTGATAAAAGCGGAGCAAAACAAAGCCAGTCAAATTAATACATGCATTGGCTGCAATCAAGCGTGTCTAGATCATGCCTTCGAGGGCAAAATGACGAGTTGCCTTGTCAACCCTCGAGCGTGTCATGAAACAGAGTATGCAATTGAGCCCGCAACAGTCATAAAAAATATTGCCGTTGTTGGTGCCGGTCCTGCTGGTCTGGCTGCGGCGACTACCGCAGCGCAACGTGGTCATAAAGTGACTTTGTTTGACGCGGATTCAGAAATTGGCGGTCAGTTTAACATTGCGAAACAAATTCCAGGCAAAGAAGAGTTTTACGAAACGCTTCGCTATTTTGGTGTGATGCTTGCGTTGCATGGCGTTGATGTGAGGTTAAATACCCGAGTCGATGCCTCTGAGCTGAATAAAATGGGCTTCGATGAGGTAATCTTAGCAACGGGTATTGTGCCTAGAACACCTGATATCGAAGGTATCAATCATCCCATGGTGCTCAGCTATATAGATGTAATAAAACATAAGAAACACGTTGGCAAATCTGTAGCCGTAATGGGCGCGGGTGGTATCGGGTTTGATACTTCAGAGTTTTTGTCCCACGGTAAGCAATCCACTAGCACCGACATTCCAGCCTTTATGAAGGAATGGGGTATTGATATGACAATGACAGCGAGAGGCGGTGTTGAAGGCATGAAGCCGCAACCTGAGGCTTCTCCTAGAGAGATATTTTTACTACAGCGAAAAACCACCAAGGTTGGTGCGGGCTTAGGTAAAACTACTGGGTGGGCACATCGCGCTGGTCTTATGATGAAAGGCGTCAAGATGATCGCTGGAGTTGAATATTTGAAAGTTGATGATGCAGGGCTACACATTAGAGTGAACGACCAAGTGCAAATTTTACCCGTTGATAACGTTATAGTATGCGCAGGACAAGAGCCTTTGAAAGCACTAGCTGAAGGCTTGAGTGCGCCTCATCACTTTATTGGCGGCGCTGATTTTGCTGCTGAATTGGACGCTAAACGAGCTATAGATCAAGGAACTCGGTTAGCCGCTAGTTTGTAA